The proteins below come from a single Capsicum annuum cultivar UCD-10X-F1 unplaced genomic scaffold, UCD10Xv1.1 ctg81320, whole genome shotgun sequence genomic window:
- the LOC124895323 gene encoding serine/threonine-protein kinase Nek6-like: MRDRTYIMKRCSAKGGEYVECIGYCLFDIAAHPPPFKASAAELLRHQHLQPYLLLSHNPSSVFLPVKSSSRMKEKTRPSPGKSISTRGSRDRQLKLKEKRTVLYFDESDNIQPRNLSDNYNTFRAKLDTKRVDPTSYSVRISQDSEDSKSGEMSEAAICNGYDQQETISQTETTITPSLSSSRVKTWSEEQEHVSLEHVSRFDAGDTKNNKTKELEVLSSPLDHEEADIVECISVKFSRMTLSDGRFNDKTRSFDEESTSSNSQ; the protein is encoded by the exons GATACTGTTTGTTTGACATTGCTGCACATCCACCCCCGTTTAAAGCTTCT GCTGCTGAGctgttgagacatcaacatttgcaaccatacctCCTCTTGAGTCACAACCCTTCATCTGTGTTTCTTCCTGTGAAGTCCTCGAGCAGAATGAAAGAGAAAACACGACCATCACCTGGAAAATCTATCAGTACGAGAGGTAGCAGAGACAGACAATTGAAGCTAAAAGAGAAGAGAACTGTCCTTTACTTTGACGAAAGTGATAACATTCAGCCAAGAAACTTATCTGACAATTATAACACGTTCCGAGCCAAACTTGACACTAAGAGAGTCGATCCAACAAGCTACTCGGTTAGGATCTCTCAAGATAGTGAGGATTCTAAAAGTGGGGAGATGAGTGAGGCAGCTATTTGCAATGGATATGACCAACAGGAGACTATCTCACAAACAGAAACTACGATCACTCCAAGCTTGTCAAGTTCAAGGGTAAAAACATGGTCCGAGGAACAAGAGCATGTTTCTCTGGAGCATGTTAGTCGATTTGACGCGGGTGATACGAAGAATAACAAGACAAAAGAGCTTGAGGTGTTGAGCAGTCCACTGGACCATGAGGAAGCAGATATAGTGGAATGTATCTCCGTAAAATTTAGCAGAATGACATTGTCTGATGGAAGATTCAATGATAAAACACGATCATTCGATGAAGAAAGCACTTCATCTAATTCACAGTAG